In Setaria viridis chromosome 5, Setaria_viridis_v4.0, whole genome shotgun sequence, the genomic stretch ATGTTTCTAGAAACTTGACTAAAATTATTCATGTCTTTTTGTGAAAATTTTCAGATTAGGCGTTCATCGTACCATGATGTCATAAAAGTATCTGAACTAGAGGATATCCTTGATATTAGTGATGTGCAAACTTATGTGATCAATAGTGCAAAGGTTGTGTTTTTGAACGAGCGACCACAAATGCGCACTTGTGGTccattgtcatcatcatcatacaaCTGTGAGACCTGTGGCCGTGCCCTTCTTAACGAATTTCGCTTCTGCTCTCTTGGTTGCAATGTAAGTTCTTACATACTTTCTTATTTTATCATTTTGTTAATCTAAATTAGGAAATGCAAAGATTCATGGAGATTTTCCATACTCATTCCAAAGTACCCTATTTTATTCATTTCATATATTTTTACAGCTTACGGGCATAGAAAAGGACATGAAGACGCCAAGTGATGTTGCAAATGGTTCTGAATATAAACGAATAGAAGATGTGGCTTCTGGCAATAGTAGTGATTCAAATACTAGGAGTGAGAAAGAGATATACAATGAAAACAATGAAGAAGAACCGCCAGCAAAAAGGGTTGCTCATCATCGTCGAAAGGGAATTCCCCAACGTGCGCCGTTCTTTTGATGTGATGCTCATGTAAAAGTTCATTACTGAACTGAATAAACTGATCATAAATAAAAGAATAATAATGAGTTTTGAAATGCAATCTGATTGCACCCAGCTTGTGTTTTTGCTCTTTATGCAAAACTAAGGGAATCTGGCGTAGTAGGTGTAGAAAATGAGCTTGGAACAAGATCTCAAAGGAGTGAATCATGGCGAAAATGCACTGTGTTGCAAAGAAATTtgtgtcatttcttttgggaaCTGTGTTATTGCTAAAATAGTTCAATTCAATTCTACATGTCTCAAAAGTATTGAAAGCACTATGACAATTCATGGTTATCGAAGTCTATCTTAAAAAGGTTGTGGTAACAATATTTTTAAAACAATATATAGTCCACTTTATGTCACACTACATAAGATCCATCTTGGCCTAAAACACCTAGATTGAATTTACTAGTGGATTTTGATGGATTAGTCCATTTGGGATTTTAAAAATGCGGTGAGGAGTCAGAAGCATGGAAGGTCTACGAGTGAGATCTATATAAAGAAGAAAGGATAGAGGATGTTCTAGACTAATCTGTGAACTGCCGCTACCACCCCTAGTCCCTAGAGTTACAATACATGGTAGCTTCATCTCGGTGAACCTCGCAACACTTCATCATGAAAACAAGGTAAGGCTAGTGGTCCATACCGCTAGAGCTAGTTGGCCCAAGCCCAAGGCCATCTCATGGCATCGCATCATCTCACTCCACCCTAATCAACCTTCTTCATTGACCATCTCTAGATCACAACTATACATGAGATTCTAGAAGAACATCTCCATGTAGTAGTTTGTGCCGTTTATTTGTAGGCCAGGAATGAAAATGGATTGAGGACTCTGAACATCTTAGTGCATGTAGTCATGTTTTTGTTCGAAGAAGCAATGAAAACTTTATGTTTTGCCATAAAAGAGGTGGTCTAGTTTTAGACAAAGCCAGGTCTGAGAAATGTACAATTAGTGGGTCAAACCTCAACTGCAACTCTCACAACTTTCTCAAAAATGCATCGTTGTGCACAtcaacatatttttttagtAGGAGAAAACTAGCAAAACCACACAACTACACGACTACGACTATGTTTGGAGAATAACTCACCAACCATAGCAACTCGTAAAACAATAACTTCACCTGGTTAAACAACTTGTCAGGTAAACCACTACAGGTAACTTTGTAATCATATAAGAGCATGCTCCAAAAAAGAACCTAAGAGGGTAATAATTTGATGGTGGTAGTAAAAAACAATCTAACACTACGCTTGTCTTGTAAAGATGTCAAAACATCCCAATTCCCAACCACATCTCGCTAAAATAGTTCTTTTAGGGgatgatactttttattcatcAATGTACTACTGTACTTGAACGAATTGAACCGTCTAGCGCAAGCAATAGAAAGATCACCCTCCATTCCCTATCTGAAAGCCTGGAATGATGGACCCCATGATGATAAGCTAGCATTGCAGTCTTTTTGTCACCTACTACAACATAGTCTCGACTCCAAGCCAAAAAGGCAACCACTTTGTCCTACCAGAGACTCGCCATACTCCGCTTTGGCACATAGTTGTCTACTCCAAGAAAGAGGTCCACACTCCCCCCTCCTATCATTCATGGCGTACTTCCTCCGCCACGCCTATTGAAAATTAGGCAACTATAGTATTAAATTCTGAGCTAAATAAAACTTGACTAGAACAAACTCTTGCATGCAATTCTCTAACAAACTAAGCAACAAGAATATCATAACcatgattttagaaaatatgattAAAAATTGAATCCAGACATGATGCACGTACATACTTAGTGTTTGCAGATGAAGAAGCCATTGCTAATGCAAGTGCAGATGTGTTCGTTATGACATGTCGTAGCAGTCAGTGAAGATGATAAAGTTTTGCAACATTCAGTGTAGCAGGAAGATGATCTGTGGTGAGAAACTTGAGCAATCGTGCAGGGtgtgttggtatatttaatgatcACAGATAAATCTGCAAGCGtatggatataccgttgtagcatttcactcgtgagtattcagggtatcgttaTTTATTTTATCCTAGAGCAAGACGGCGTTCAAAAGAGTTACTATATATGTTCATGAATGTATCATAATTGAGTATCCAAAGTACAAACAGGGGTAAGTGATAATATAAaggtagtgtgacacacaagAGAATCGGACTCAAATAAATAAGACTAGGGAGAAAGACATGAGAAaactctaggttcatatgtacttcctatataacGTACAACTCATACACATTCACACATACAACACACATGACTAGGACTTAGTTCTATGCACCTAGGCACTAACGAGAGACAGTCCCCAGCTAGTCTACCAGCGTGGTTACAACAATTTATGAACTCTTACGTCATACCCCAACGTGAAGGATTACGAAGGATAgatagggttgtcaccacctggCGTCTACCTCTACATTCTATGGGGCACACCCGCATCCAACGACATTCAATCAACCCAAGCAACACTAGCATTGATGAATAATACTCCAAACCCCCTAAGACTTTGACCCTGCAGATGGACAAGCATAGGTCCGGAGCAACAAACCGTAATGATCATTGGAACCGATGCCGTGGCATAGATTGACTAGCCTAAACATGCTTTGTATATGAAATAAGTATAAACTATGGCAATGACTTATGACTGTAAGCATAGCATAAGAACCAAGCACAGCATTATATAAGCAAGATAACTCCATTGAATAGCATAATGTCACACAAGGAAataaagatacaagagccatacccttaACTTCCAACAGGACTTGGGAGCCAAAGTAGAGCTTCTCTAGCTTGACTCCAATAGCTTAGAGACTAaatgagggagagagtgattcttCTTGGTGTGTGTTGGAATGGAGACCGATCCTGTCTATTTATAGATGAGTGGAGGTGTTGGGAGGTCGGTAACCGACTAACCGTCAACATGTGGCAGCTGGAGGCGTGAGGATCCAGTGGCGGTTTCTAACGCCCGTAAAATCTACCAActcaaatcactcgctaaaaatttatttcaaaatttttccgaccatTGAGCTCCCGAGAAATCTTTTCCTCCCCGTTGTCCCGTCACCCAGCGTGACATCATCTTTTTCTGTTCCCCATAATTTtcaccgcgtgcccgtcaaatccATCACGTGTGCCGGTCAATTCTGCAACTTTCGCcgttttcccctccctttttcttgttcttcctcctttttcccccgttttctttttcttcttttcctttctccttcttccttctttcttctctcctccttcttcctccttttcttctctctccttcttttcttcttggcgcTACTCCCCCTGGCGCCtggcgcccggcgccgcccgcaTGGTGCCATTCGCTTGGCGCCGCCCACCCACCCGAGCGCCTGCACCCGCACGCCCGCTTGGCCCCGCACGCCTGCACCGCGCACGCCAGCCCGTGCGCGCACGGGCTGCGCGTGCCGCGCGGCGCGCCGTCGGCCGCGCCGGACCGCCCGCCGTCCGACATCCGCCCGTCCCTTCCTAGCGTGCCTCCCCACAAGGTCGTCGCTCCCTGtgcctcctcgtcgaccgagccaccACACCATCCACGAGCATGTCCACTCAGGCACGCCACCGGTCGgaaaagtccggccgccatcaagTTGCCGGCCCCGCCGTCCTATGCGCCGTCGCCCCTCTCGCCGCCTATTAAAGGGGGGCGAGCCCCTGCTGCCTCCCCACACCACCGGCACCACCCTCCCTGCTCACCGCCCCCTTTCCCCGCCGCCCCACGCGCCGTCGCTGAGCCGCCGATGCCACCTCTCGATCCACCGCCGGCACCCCCTTCCCCATCGCTAGCCacccaaggtgagggccaaaatgggtcccccacactctcctccccctcccccggtGCTCGGCCTCGCCACCGGCAAGCtaggccggccggcccgccgccggccggccctcccCGACCTCCTGTACTgaacaaaggaagaaaaaagggaaaattTCCCTTcaattttgatctaaccccctcctttcctctaATTGCAAACCAGCCCACCCACCTCTCTCAGAGAAGTTTTGCGAATACACCTTCCAcctttcagaaataattacaaataggtccctggatctcgcagtttagtcctaagaccttgttttaagccctaGCACCcctttaactcgtcatttcatgcgccaaacttcctccaattgatcccaaatttgaccacgtcctcctcccatatacttccgctgaggcatatccaaatttaatgaaaatactcatcccacctattttccgttcgcattctctgttcggagctcaacgggtaaaatcttatttcctttttatttattgtgtgctcatttcTGTGTGTCGTAGATCACGGACTACctgaggaggagcacgaggaggagttcgatcgcaagcctgagcccgaggaccagtaccgtgAGAAGGAGCTCCCGaagggctttgagaacggcaagtccaatctcaccctttgatgcatacttaattccttgattgttttattgcaagacatggttggatagccaccccttgattgttatggaTATTCCTTattgtcctatatttatctctaaatatgatttgctctgtttagatgataattactgctagaatgcttaggaactcgttactcaacttcaatcatgactacaatggtttatttagagaataaatgtgtgagtgttttcaaatgagaaaatagGTTTCGGGTGTAAAGGCAAGAAAGgcgtagatgagatggatgagtgtttcttgtgtgaaatgccagaatgttgggctcgtaccttggtggttgagcaaggttaggagttatccatcttgtcatggttaaggaccgaattgatgtgtcatcttgcctaattcaaccatcgtccaaccactcgaccgttgtatgggcaacgacttagcataaatcccactattTAAACTATTAGTCTtcgggtgagctggtgagcaacgggagccatggaaaaggagtaagatctttgtgacttaggtcctggttaagacctcgttAATAGGTCGTTAACCCCATGATTGCTTCCGTatggactagtcagtcttagctaaggtgggtaatggctttgttaggatccgcaccggcaccaTGGTGAttgtgctgcggtaccctacttgtgggaaaagtgtacaacctctgcagagttaaaacctatctgggtagccgtgtccacggcattggacgagttacagcttggtcacataactagcatttggagatggttggtttttatggtgtgtgttggattttggaagtgtccggcagttgtgccgtgagctatggcggacggggagtccggtagcgataaaacatggatcctttgtgtaggatcaaccctacttaatgtttcggttactaaagaaaatgccttgcgaaaactcttttgaaaatgaacccttgcatgtgttaaaaatctagctttattgcaaatgaaccttaaccttatccttgtCATATCTTGTGCATATTCTTATTGtattcccctccgtggatggggttggacttgttgagtactttcatactcacccctgtttttctgcttcagaggaggacccGGACTACGTCACTGAGgatctcgagtaggaggttgtgtctgcacccaacgctgcctgtggtgttggcccttttgcaacatgcttccgctgacgcatagttccgattgcagcccggagtccaaCTGGACTGCAACCtagatttgtattgttatcggtttagttttactttgggtgtggcttgcccgcccgctccttcgggagttgtatgatttctgaactatctgttgaataaatgtgttatcagcctcctgggactgataattggatcacacttagtctctacttatgtggggacgcttcacggTTCGGCTGACCTAGGGAGTCGGTTGACCCCTGTGGGCCTTCCTCGTGCCATCTTTTGTCTCGGTGGCTGCCAGGTAGGTCCTTATGATAGTTGTGGGTGTTTCCTACGGAGTTGAGGTGGTTTGGCCCTGGTTGTGGGCCCTTCAGTCCGTGTCCTTGCCTTTGATTGGTCGGAGTTGTGTTTTTTCACCTTTTAGAGTGTGCTTTCTCCTTCTTTTTGTGTGAACTCTCTTGAAATTAAATAATCTCCAAGTATAaatggaactacattatttgaaataaatttgcGTGTGAGAAATGCTAGTTCTCCTTTATTTTCTAGCATAGTTGACAATCATATTTAATACCTAACGACCGCCAACAGGGCACTTACTAAATATCTTATTCGCACTCTCCCGGTGCAAGATGACAAAAGGTGAAGGGTTCCGAAGACATGCTCTCCCATTTACCACTGCACACCGGCTCTCGCGATGGAGTAGACCATGGTGGCGGTGTAGCAGCAGAGAAGAGGTAAAACCCTATCTCGGTTAGATATGATTCTAGCATTGGCCAATATGTCGTATATATAGAAGAGCCTCAGGATCTTGTGTCACGATCATAATCTAAACCAATTAGATCTTCATATTTCGCAAACTTATAGGCTAAGTAACCAAAAAAAGGGCAAAAGGAAGTGGTGTCTTGGACCAGATTTTAACTGACCATTCACGTAGGATCAGCGTGCCCATGTCCTTCTCTctccacacacatagcttggtgGAGTGGATACAACCTCTATATTTCATCAAGGCGAGCGAGCATggctttccttctctctccacacacatagcttggtgGAGCGGATACAACCTCCATATTTATGTTGGTCATCCCCCACCTCTACTAGTAAGGTGGGACTAAAAGTTCCACCACTTCCTCCATCCTCTTGCCATACATGGGCTTTTGAGGTTTATTTAGAATTTTTGAAATATTACAGGCCAAGTCCATTAATATAATTCCAATAATCCCCAACTAGATCTCAAATTCCCATTTACAAATTTGTTTGTTTCTTACTATTGTTTAATATACCAGTGTTTCAGTAAGGAtcgttaagttgaactctcgcctGAGTTTCAAGCTACACTGATCCATAACTTGACAAACGGACTACGCCTTGAATTCAAGTAACATACCCTACAGGTGGAGCATATACATCATACTTCCTAGTCTCTTCTTGAGCCTAATAGAGATTACCCAATTCTCATAGTCTGCAACATTTAACAGTTGAGTTCATATAGGTGTATTCTTTCAAAATGTTCTGTAAGATAGCATCTTCACTTATCAAAGCCAATAGAACCACATTATAAAGACATATAGCCAACCTACCTCACAACATTTGAGATTATTGCATATTTACTTAGAGTGGTTTGGAAGATAGAAGCTCACCCCGGTCTGAAACTGAGTGGATACACTTTTGGAAGAAGAAGCTTGCCCTAGTCTAAAATTGAGTGGATCAACTTGCTTCATGGGACTATGTTAAACATGCACACCACTCGCCAACTTATGTGTTTAGGATCCGGCTGTAGTTGTTGAGATGCGAAGGGAGGGATCCTTCGCATCGCCACTAGAGATGGAGATAGGATGATGGTGTTGGGAACCTTGAGTGCCAGGATGCTCCCGATGTGATGAGAGATGGGTGGTGGTCATGGAAGTTTATTCTTTATGCTTTATGTTACATAGGAAACCTGAGCCTATTCCTTGATCCTTTTTAATACTAGTATtaggccacttaaagcttgcGTATATATAGATGTTGACATGGTCATATCCCATTCCTTGGGTTATCGTTCATGAGTTTGCAGGTTACAAGTCCAACCACGAGTTCAACCATGGTGGATGGTACTACTAGGTCACGATGCTACACTCAAGTGATCTCTGTGGAGGAGAATGAGAAGATGGAGATGTTATCCTGAAGCTTAGTTATCGTTGCGTTGGTTTTACTCTTGTCATTTAGCCCAAGGGGATTGTACCTCTCATTTATAGGATGTAATAAATAATATTGTATTGTTATCATGGTATGGATGTGATATTATGCTGGAATGAGTTTTGTATGTGATagctaccgatctagggactaTCACAAGGATACAGGAAGTCGGATTCTCTTCCACAAGAACCTAGTTCTGTTCAGCTTGACTACTACCTCAAAGTTCACTTAATACTAGCTTATTGACCCGAGCAAAATTTCTACACCTTGACTTAGTACCTCGTAGTTTAGCCCCTGCTTGAATTCTTCACCCTATCTAGCcatactaaagaaaagctttgctTTGCACCAACAATAAGCACTCAATTAATTCCTTTTCTACAATACCATGATATTTGCTTGAATCTTTGCTCAATGAAGTTTCCATATGAACTTTTTCTTGAATAACTAAGCTCTTGATCTATCCTTATGCAATTTTCACTATGCTTTGGTTAAGCATGCAGAAAACTGACAAGACCATACAATTTGCATTTGCACCTTTGTCTCTTTACCTATTTCAATATTTATTTTCCATTTCTTTACTTTTGCATGCTTCATATATTGTATGAGCTTGACTTtgttatttgcaataaagcctTGCAAAAACTTAACAACCTCATTAGTTTTTTAATTGCTTTTGTCATTCAAACATCAAAACATAGaaggggcctagatgcactttcagtTTGCTAGGTAGAAGGCAAACTATGTAAATAGGCAAAGACAGTTCTCCTCACCTATGAATATTAGAAGGATAAGTTGTCATTGTAGTCCAAGTTCAGTTATAAAAGTTTCACTAGTTCTTCCTGTCTCCATTAATCTTCTATGTTATCTATTGTTTGTCAGTGGCACCGTGCATGCTTGGCTCTGTTTGGAACGGCTTAAATCCTGCTTATGGTCAAAATAAACTAAAACTAGCAACCAAACTGTGTGCTCTTTTTAGCTTCTTCTAGCCACGCTTCTTCCCACCGCTCCCATTTATACTAAAACATAAAAGCTGAATCGAACTCATTTATCAGGGAAGTGCTTTTTCCACTTTTAAGCAGCTTAATTGAGAAGTGCTTTCTCCCCACCATTGTACCAAACATGACACGAAGATAAGCAAGATggcggaaaaaaaaatcccaccaaAGTTCTTATCAGATTGAATCATGTACCGCTAAGAGCAGATCCAAACCTTTGTTAAAGAAAACAAAACGACAAACAATTGCACACAATGTCATAAGCATAAAAGGAACTGCGGATTCCAGTCTTTGATAAGATGAGTGGAAGTAATAGTCTAAGTCATAAACAAAGTAAGTGTAAGGCTACAGCTTTAGAAAAAGTCACTCAGGATGGTAAGGATGTAGTCTTCAATGAACAAGCAAAGCGGTGAAGCTTCACGCCATCCAACAATGTATTAAAAAAAGACAACTAGATTAACTCGCAACACAACTACACAAGCGAAGGTGGTGAAGTATCCCCCAAGAGATAGTGAGAGCAGAAACAATGTTAGCTAAAATGCAAATGCACAGAAACCCTTCAAGCTATTGAAGACTTAGAACCCACCGCAACATTAAAAGGAGCCAAcccaaagaaaagaaattatTAACCCACCAAGAATTTTAGGACAGTTGAAAATGCACCTAAGGCTAATCTTAATGGAAGGTTTCATAAGCATTAAATTATATATCACATCAGTAATTTTACTGACTTGGTAAAACCATTATGAGGAGAGAGTGGAAAGTTTCATCAAATGTGAGAGGAGTTTATCCCATGACACTCATCAAACACAGTTATCAAGTTTTTAGTCTTGATAACGGAGGCTTTGTACGAGCATAATAGAGACTGGTCCTGTGAGCATCACTCGAGGCGCAACAACAATAACACCACTTGTCACTAGACTGCAAGCCAGCACTACGCCAAAAGGGATCGGCACAAATGGTTAAAAAAACAAGTTAGTGAACACTGAACAGGTTTCGTGGAGTATGCATCTGTGAGATATTTTTTGAGCTGAAAATAGGCAACAGAGCGACTGCGATGACGCATAATTGCATATAACGCTTAACGATGTTCTGACCCACATATCACGTTCTTATTCATTTTACTGCTAGTTCTAGATTTCGTGACATCGAACTCGCTCCCAAAGAATGGGCAATGATTCGGGTTAATCTTGCTTGATTTTGCAAATTGATTCCCAATTTGAAATGGTCTTGCCGGTTTTGCTTCTTTCATTTTCCTGTCTTTTAGATGCCAGCTATAAGCTAGGCTAACCTGAATTATTTGGCGAGAAGTCTTCGTAACATAGTAAAATTTGCACCTGGGCGTGTTTGATTTGCTAAGTTAAATTTTGGCATTGCCAAATTTTTGGCGTCAAGTTGATGGCTTAGGATTTGACCAACCGTGGCAAAAGGTCAAAGGAGAAAGCTACCAAGCCAAAATTTGGCACCCAACCAAATGATGgctaaatttggtcaaaaataGCCAAAATTTGGTAAGACCAGCTGGGGTAGAAATTGAATAATAGAGCGAACGGACGCATGACTTTTAAAATATCAGTGGAGATAGTGGACGACTTAGCATCAAAGTAAATCAATGAATAGTGTCATTTTCACATATTTCAGATGTGAAATTAAACTATGAAGGGATGATTTAAATgaggggggagagggaggtaGTCATGACACAGTAACTAACATGAACATAATCTTGTACTTCCTTCataccaaattataggtcgttttgacctTTCTAGATGCGTATCTTTTGTTATGCATATACATATaggctatgtctagatacgtagcaaaacttatgtatttagaaaatcaaaacgacctacaatttgaaacagagggagtaggaGTTATGATTTGTTAGAACGTGGAAATTCTGGTTTGTTTAAAAAAAGAGTGTCTTGTAAAGTGGAAATAAAGTGGTACAAAGCAGACTACTTTCTTCCTTTTAAGATACCAGGATTTATGCTCCAAGCCCCCAATAGTTGAAAACTTCAAATTCAGGAATAAGCACCAATTTTGAAAGCAGCAGACTGTACATTTTTCTAGTGACAATTTCATTTTATGTTTTCATCAGCAGGAACAAGATGAGCATGTGTGTATTCTTTATAAACTAGAATTATTAGCTCCATCCGCGAGTCCATATCACGATAGAATAAAGTGAGCAATAGGTAACATTAGTACATAGAGAAAGTAAACTTAGCACCCAGCGCTAGCTATTCGATTTAAGTTCCATAGATTCATTAACATCTAAATCCTGGAGCACATACACCACGAAAAGGATTGCAGGTCCACATGCAAATTGGTCAGTAAAACTCAAAAATGAAATCACTGATGAGCTAGATGCAGTTCTAGGCTGATCATCATTATATCGATCCCAAGCTGCTGCAGCTTCGTATCTGCTGCTTCAGCAGCTAGAACCGTTCTTGCTCCGCCATGGCCAGCCACGGCTTCAGCTTGGAACGAAAGAACGCCCAGATCGCCCGGATCAACAGACGCTGCTTCAGGGGCAGCTCCTTGCCCTGCAGCAGCGTGGCCGTCCCTGCGTCCACCTCCCTCCACGCGGCGAGCATGACCGCGCCCCTCTGCGTGGAGCCGGGCGCCGCAACCGCCGTGATGGCCCCGTGCTCGAGTGCAACGGCCACAGCCAGCTCGTCGAGGAGTTTCCGAAGTTCGGCCTCGTCCGGGGCGGCGTCGTGCAGCAGGGCTCCGCGGAGGTGCTCCGCACGGACGCGCCACTTCTCCATCTCCTCCGCCAGCCGGTGAGGCGGCACAGCTTGGCCGCGAGAATGTACGGCCGCAGGTCGGACGGGTCGGCCCGCACAGCCTGCGCGTAGCGGCCCAGCGCCTCGTCGAAGTCCCCGTCGCGAgcggcgaggagggcgaggaggaggaggttgacgtcggccgccgcgcgggCGTCGCCCTCGGCCTCGACGCGGGCGAGTTCGCGCTCCGCTTGTGCGAGCACCTCGCCGGTGCGCGCACCGGAGGCGGAGAGGGGCTTCGTGCGGAGCAGCACCGACAACGACACCTGCAAGTATACCAGGGTGAAGACCTCAACCACCTTCCTGGTGATGGTCATGTCGGGGGCTTCGCCGGAGCCCGCCGGTGAGGATGGGGACGCGGAAGACGCTGGCGCCGAGCGCGTAGGCGGCGTCGATGAGGAGGGCCTCCCTGGTGAGGGCCGCGCCGAGCCCCTCAAGGCCGGGGCGGGCGCTCGCGAGgccgaggtggccggcggcgggcggcgacttCCGCTTCGGCGGGAACGGGAGCGTAGCGAGAAACAAGGCCCCGGCGGCGtagggagcggcgcggcggaaGAAGCGTCTCATTGCGAACGCCGGCATCTTCATGCTCTCGGTCtcgggggagaggaga encodes the following:
- the LOC117855006 gene encoding protein RGF1 INDUCIBLE TRANSCRIPTION FACTOR 1; this encodes MKRETLPSWLSLLLTTQFFLPCKNHPLSSRSECNLFCIECEAPPDAFCYHCHLDHHSNHHVIQIRRSSYHDVIKVSELEDILDISDVQTYVINSAKVVFLNERPQMRTCGPLSSSSYNCETCGRALLNEFRFCSLGCNLTGIEKDMKTPSDVANGSEYKRIEDVASGNSSDSNTRSEKEIYNENNEEEPPAKRVAHHRRKGIPQRAPFF